In Streptomyces sp. NBC_01408, one DNA window encodes the following:
- a CDS encoding TetR/AcrR family transcriptional regulator encodes MKSSVSTAPAAAPAPAQTVEPGAPSRVPRPRADAVRNRERILTAAREVFVEFGPGAPFDEVARRAGIGNATLYRHFPDRGALVHHVVLFVMGRVTATAEAALAEEPDAFAALCRFTHTAADERIGALCPMLGDGFDRDHPELLDAREALEGAVETMVTSGQDAGLIRSDIGVGDLMVALSQLSRPLPGFGCLEADRFVHRHLQLFLDGLRAPARSVLPGSAATLDGLRHKTT; translated from the coding sequence ATGAAGAGCTCCGTCAGTACCGCCCCGGCGGCCGCGCCCGCCCCGGCGCAGACCGTGGAGCCGGGCGCCCCCTCGCGCGTCCCGCGGCCGCGCGCCGATGCGGTGCGCAACCGCGAGCGCATCCTGACGGCGGCCCGTGAGGTGTTCGTGGAGTTCGGCCCCGGTGCCCCGTTCGACGAGGTCGCCCGCAGGGCCGGAATCGGCAACGCCACCCTCTACCGTCACTTCCCCGACCGGGGCGCCCTCGTCCACCACGTGGTGCTGTTCGTCATGGGCCGGGTCACGGCCACGGCCGAGGCGGCCCTCGCCGAGGAGCCCGACGCCTTTGCCGCGCTGTGCCGCTTCACGCACACCGCCGCGGACGAGCGCATCGGCGCCCTGTGCCCGATGCTCGGCGACGGCTTCGACCGGGACCACCCCGAACTCCTCGACGCGCGCGAGGCCTTGGAGGGGGCCGTCGAGACCATGGTGACCTCCGGCCAGGACGCCGGACTGATCCGCTCGGACATCGGCGTCGGCGATCTGATGGTCGCCCTGTCCCAGCTCAGCCGCCCCCTCCCCGGCTTCGGCTGCCTCGAGGCCGACCGCTTCGTCCACCGCCATCTCCAGCTGTTCCTCGACGGGTTGCGGGCCCCGGCCCGCTCGGTGCTGCCCGGTTCGGCCGCCACCCTCGACGGGCTGCGGCATAAAACCACATGA
- a CDS encoding sortase, with translation MTRTLVRARRAAAVTALAVAVTCGLAACGGGGGGGGGVKPAADPKVGSTAAPAPVTGGDLSLPPSKPTGMKIASAGVDATGMVDLAVDPASGELGVPDADTDANSPGWWTQGVTPGEKGVAVLVAHFDTRHGPALMKDVGKVRLGDLVEVPREDGRTAKFKIREIEDVNKKDFPTGKVYGDTNRSELRLLTCGGEIKDGHRTNNVIFYADLVE, from the coding sequence ATGACCCGCACCCTCGTCCGAGCCCGCCGCGCGGCGGCCGTCACCGCCCTCGCCGTCGCCGTGACCTGCGGCCTCGCCGCCTGCGGGGGCGGTGGCGGGGGCGGCGGGGGCGTCAAGCCGGCGGCGGACCCCAAGGTCGGCAGCACCGCGGCCCCGGCTCCCGTCACCGGAGGCGACCTGTCGCTGCCCCCGTCGAAGCCGACGGGCATGAAGATCGCCTCGGCGGGCGTGGACGCCACGGGGATGGTCGACCTCGCGGTGGACCCGGCCTCCGGGGAGCTCGGCGTGCCCGACGCCGACACCGACGCGAACAGCCCCGGCTGGTGGACCCAGGGCGTGACCCCGGGGGAGAAGGGGGTCGCGGTGCTCGTCGCGCACTTCGACACCAGGCACGGGCCGGCGCTGATGAAGGACGTCGGCAAGGTCAGGCTCGGAGACCTCGTCGAGGTGCCGCGCGAGGACGGGCGGACGGCCAAGTTCAAGATCCGCGAGATCGAGGACGTGAACAAGAAGGACTTCCCGACCGGCAAGGTCTACGGGGACACGAACCGCTCCGAGCTGCGCCTTCTGACCTGCGGCGGCGAGATCAAGGACGGCCACCGCACGAATAATGTGATCTTCTACGCCGACCTGGTGGAATGA
- a CDS encoding HAMP domain-containing sensor histidine kinase produces MRLPAWTATLTWKAAVFITLMCCGLAALLGGLVHSAMTQQTVGTAREKALAKLERAVKAYETGARLPRGEGIDPVGLPPELRALAVSGKRGTAIGQHRGRSAMWAAGPADTDTAIAASVDFTASERIIADLDRAILGSSVLAIGGTLLMGAFVVTRITRRLHLTAQVARRISAGDLDARVNDASRSKDEVAAVSEALDTMASTLQCKLESEQRFTADVAHELRTPLTGLNAAAELLPPGRPAELVRDRVRAMRSLTEDLLEISRLDTGSERVELDSYDLADLAARTVRGSGTETGLVVLSRLRAETDRRRLERILGNLIANAHRHGAAPVTVTVDGAVVTVADAGPGYPEYLLTTGPQRFRTEGMNKGHGLGLTIAHGQARALGATLAFRNPPTGGAEARVTLPAQSASPPAPSAPTS; encoded by the coding sequence ATGCGCCTGCCCGCCTGGACGGCGACGCTGACCTGGAAGGCGGCCGTCTTCATCACCCTCATGTGCTGCGGGCTCGCCGCGCTCCTCGGCGGCCTCGTGCACAGCGCCATGACCCAGCAGACGGTCGGCACCGCGCGCGAGAAGGCGCTGGCCAAGCTGGAGCGGGCCGTCAAGGCGTACGAGACCGGCGCGCGCCTGCCGCGCGGCGAGGGAATCGACCCCGTAGGGCTGCCGCCGGAGCTGCGGGCCCTGGCGGTGAGCGGCAAACGCGGTACGGCCATCGGCCAGCACCGGGGCCGGTCGGCGATGTGGGCGGCGGGGCCCGCCGACACCGACACCGCGATAGCCGCCTCGGTCGACTTCACCGCCAGCGAGCGGATCATCGCCGACCTGGACCGCGCCATCCTCGGCTCCTCGGTACTGGCCATCGGCGGCACCCTCCTGATGGGGGCCTTCGTCGTCACCCGGATCACGCGGCGACTGCACCTGACCGCTCAGGTGGCCCGCCGGATCAGCGCGGGGGACCTGGACGCGCGGGTCAACGACGCGTCGCGGAGCAAGGACGAGGTGGCGGCGGTCTCCGAGGCCCTGGACACGATGGCCTCGACGCTCCAGTGCAAGCTCGAATCGGAGCAGCGGTTCACGGCGGACGTGGCCCACGAGCTCCGCACCCCGCTGACCGGCCTGAACGCGGCCGCGGAACTCCTGCCGCCGGGCCGCCCGGCCGAGCTCGTACGGGACCGGGTGCGGGCGATGCGCTCGCTGACGGAGGACCTGCTGGAGATATCCCGGCTGGACACGGGCAGCGAGCGGGTGGAGCTGGACTCGTACGACCTGGCCGACCTCGCGGCGCGTACGGTCCGCGGCTCCGGGACGGAAACCGGGCTGGTGGTGCTCTCCCGGCTCAGGGCGGAGACGGACCGGCGCCGGCTGGAGCGGATCTTGGGCAACCTCATCGCCAACGCCCACCGGCACGGCGCGGCCCCGGTGACGGTCACGGTGGACGGCGCCGTGGTGACCGTGGCCGACGCGGGCCCGGGCTACCCCGAGTACCTGCTGACCACCGGCCCGCAGCGGTTCCGCACGGAGGGCATGAACAAGGGCCACGGCCTGGGCCTGACGATCGCCCACGGCCAGGCACGGGCCCTCGGCGCGACCCTGGCCTTCCGCAACCCCCCGACGGGCGGCGCGGAGGCCCGCGTCACGCTCCCCGCCCAGTCGGCCTCCCCGCCGGCGCCTTCCGCGCCGACGTCGTAG
- a CDS encoding M6 family metalloprotease domain-containing protein — MLQTRHRIRTPRRTGAYIGLTALALGVTATASTGISNRGHSAAGPVATTAESALAPCRIAGTMGVQMSEGLPTPPGYSRSTGEVRALNLMIDFPDAKGEGTALDRMAEFFPQTSDWFRTSSYGRLSYRAEAPIKTWLRMPMPFAAYGIERGSPYEPGYRQLVEHIAKAADSEVDFSRYDLINILVTPNAGPSALDTVLSVTFSGNSEAPVADGVPLANTSFVYSRQDDGSGTYQETGYRVLPHENGHVFGLPDLYTSEGGGAVGHWDIMSEDWGSNNDLLGWHKWKLGWLDSTQISCAAKSGASDHVLSPLAVGGGTKLAFVPLSESAGYAVEVRTQAGNDESVCKPGVLIYKVDSDVDTGQGPVTVSDSAGASGGCTRRPNVHAELSDAPFRPGETFTDEKTGISVAVVGELRNGSFQVRIIRP; from the coding sequence ATGCTGCAGACCCGCCACCGGATACGCACACCCCGCCGCACCGGCGCGTACATCGGCCTGACCGCGCTGGCCCTCGGCGTCACGGCGACCGCGAGCACGGGGATATCCAACCGCGGCCACTCGGCGGCCGGGCCCGTGGCCACGACCGCCGAATCGGCGCTCGCGCCCTGCCGGATCGCCGGCACGATGGGCGTGCAGATGTCCGAGGGCCTGCCGACCCCGCCCGGGTACTCCCGCTCGACCGGCGAGGTCCGGGCACTGAACCTGATGATCGACTTCCCCGACGCCAAGGGCGAGGGCACGGCCCTGGACCGGATGGCGGAGTTCTTCCCCCAGACCTCCGACTGGTTCCGGACCAGCTCCTACGGCCGGCTCAGCTACCGGGCCGAGGCCCCGATCAAGACCTGGCTGCGGATGCCGATGCCGTTCGCGGCGTACGGCATAGAGCGCGGGTCCCCGTACGAGCCCGGCTACCGGCAGCTCGTCGAGCACATCGCGAAGGCCGCCGACTCCGAGGTGGACTTCAGCCGCTACGACCTGATCAACATCCTGGTCACGCCGAACGCCGGGCCGTCCGCCCTGGACACCGTCCTGTCGGTGACCTTCTCGGGCAACAGCGAGGCGCCCGTCGCCGACGGGGTCCCCCTCGCCAACACGTCCTTCGTGTACAGCCGGCAGGACGACGGCTCCGGCACCTACCAGGAGACCGGCTACCGGGTGCTCCCGCACGAGAACGGGCACGTCTTCGGACTGCCCGACCTGTACACCTCCGAAGGCGGGGGCGCCGTCGGGCACTGGGACATCATGAGCGAGGACTGGGGCTCCAACAACGACCTGCTGGGCTGGCACAAGTGGAAGCTGGGCTGGCTGGACAGTACGCAGATCAGCTGCGCGGCGAAGTCCGGGGCCAGCGACCACGTCCTGTCGCCGCTGGCCGTCGGCGGGGGCACGAAACTGGCCTTCGTACCGCTGTCGGAGAGCGCCGGCTACGCGGTGGAGGTGCGCACCCAGGCCGGGAACGACGAGTCCGTCTGCAAACCCGGTGTCCTCATCTACAAGGTGGACTCCGACGTGGACACCGGTCAGGGCCCGGTGACCGTGTCGGACAGCGCGGGCGCGAGCGGCGGCTGCACGCGGCGGCCCAATGTCCACGCGGAGCTTTCGGACGCGCCGTTCCGGCCGGGCGAGACCTTCACCGACGAGAAGACGGGCATCAGCGTCGCGGTGGTGGGCGAGCTGCGCAACGGCAGCTTCCAGGTCCGCATCATCCGTCCCTGA
- a CDS encoding aldo/keto reductase, whose amino-acid sequence MASTVFLIGGDLEVRRLGFGAMHLPTGPGPGREGSVAVARRAVELGVTLIDTAYMYGGGANEELLAEALHPYPEGVLVTTKVGVARSGPAGEWKLDGRPAVLREQVEQALRRLRVERIELLQLHRIDPETPLADQVGTLRDLRAEGKIGRIGLSEVSVGELGQAREIVDVASVQNRYNLLDREHEPVLAACEAAGIAFLPWRPVAWGESGARAEIAAVAAEAGATPTQVALAWLLGHSPVVLPIPGTARIGHLEENLAAERLQLTAGQRDRLDRLAEPAA is encoded by the coding sequence ATGGCATCGACTGTGTTTCTCATCGGCGGGGATCTGGAAGTGCGGCGGCTCGGGTTCGGGGCCATGCACCTGCCGACCGGGCCGGGGCCGGGGCGAGAGGGTTCCGTCGCGGTTGCGCGGCGGGCCGTCGAGCTGGGCGTCACGCTGATCGACACCGCGTACATGTATGGCGGCGGGGCCAACGAGGAGCTGCTCGCCGAGGCCCTGCACCCCTACCCGGAGGGCGTGTTGGTCACCACCAAGGTCGGCGTCGCCCGGTCGGGGCCGGCGGGGGAGTGGAAGCTGGACGGGCGGCCGGCTGTGTTGCGGGAGCAGGTCGAGCAGGCGTTGCGCCGCCTGCGCGTCGAGCGGATCGAGCTGCTCCAGCTGCACCGGATCGACCCGGAGACGCCGCTCGCCGACCAGGTCGGCACCCTGCGGGACCTGCGCGCCGAGGGCAAGATCGGCCGGATCGGGCTGTCCGAGGTCAGTGTCGGTGAACTCGGCCAGGCGCGGGAGATCGTCGACGTGGCCAGCGTGCAGAACCGGTACAACCTGCTCGACCGCGAGCACGAGCCCGTGCTCGCGGCGTGCGAAGCGGCCGGGATCGCGTTCCTGCCGTGGCGCCCGGTCGCCTGGGGGGAGTCCGGGGCGAGGGCCGAGATCGCCGCCGTGGCGGCCGAGGCGGGTGCCACCCCCACGCAGGTCGCCCTCGCCTGGCTCCTGGGCCACTCGCCGGTCGTCCTCCCCATCCCGGGCACCGCCCGGATCGGCCACCTGGAGGAGAACCTCGCCGCGGAACGGCTCCAGCTGACCGCCGGCCAGCGTGACCGCCTCGACCGGCTGGCCGAGCCGGCGGCGTAG
- a CDS encoding D-alanyl-D-alanine carboxypeptidase codes for MAAIEEELVAGESPEKSVDAESSAERDPRLSVFRPRDPEDGSGSGAESKSESESGARADGDADVEAEAGSVAEAEAEAEAEAEAEAEAEAGAESAERDPLREAVAAWVATTEAEAEAASGEEPDEAPGSEAPAAEASAEPAAAEDSAAPADPEPTAEPAAAGSASVDDAKPGDSERTAVFRAVKPSATAAAAGSASAGEAEPGDSERTAVFRAVKPSATPAATGSASVDDAKSGDSERTAVFRAVKPGATPAAPTADETADSERTAVFRAVKADAVAQKPAPADKPAQKPADKPADKAAQGSASPGDAEPADSERTAVFRAVKPSATAAAAGSASAGEAEPGDSERTAVFRAVKPEGAPPKASTFVPLRTDDVPPKPDAEQKPKTAPTGPGVHPADRKPATPATGPAAKPTPAPAPAPAATPAPAPKPAPAPAATPAPAPKPAPAPAARPAPAPKPAPKPAPAPAARSVFDSPERTTQQPLPPKPPLDMLADLTNNPPPPPSPMRTAVRRVKIYAPLVVLLAVVLAVVQLVRPLPEPKLVMTEKSSYTFGGSKPELPWPTEGQAYMAAAGLGTLGQSGEQKPVPIASVTKSMTAYIILRDHPIKKGEQGQMIDVDKTAETEGKKNNSTDNESTLDTVKEGDKISEYDAIAALMIPSANNIARLLARWDSGSQEAFVKKMNDTAKELGMKNTTYTDPSGLDATTVSTAEDQVKLGLKLVEFETLLDITKKPKWIDPSGKEWRNWNGLVPYNDSLGIKTGTTTKAGGNLLFAAQKKIGNTNQLIVGAVLGQHKPPIIDSVLAASKQLMIATQKSLEGAPVVKKGAVVGYVDDGLGGRTPVVATADVQAVGWAGLTVDIKLTDGGSKIPQTAKAGTEIGLLTVGEGASQVKVPVALQSDLAAPGIGSKLTRVG; via the coding sequence GTGGCGGCGATCGAGGAGGAACTGGTGGCGGGCGAGTCCCCCGAGAAGTCGGTAGATGCGGAGTCCTCCGCGGAGCGTGACCCGAGGCTGTCGGTGTTCCGGCCGAGGGATCCGGAGGACGGGTCCGGCTCGGGCGCCGAGTCCAAGTCCGAGTCCGAGTCGGGAGCTCGGGCCGACGGTGATGCCGACGTCGAGGCCGAGGCAGGCTCTGTGGCCGAAGCCGAAGCCGAAGCCGAAGCCGAAGCCGAAGCCGAAGCCGAAGCAGAGGCCGGCGCCGAGTCCGCGGAACGGGATCCGCTGCGGGAGGCGGTGGCGGCCTGGGTCGCGACAACCGAGGCCGAAGCCGAAGCCGCCTCCGGCGAGGAGCCGGACGAGGCGCCCGGTTCCGAGGCGCCCGCTGCCGAGGCATCGGCCGAGCCCGCCGCTGCCGAGGATTCAGCTGCGCCGGCCGATCCCGAGCCGACCGCCGAGCCTGCCGCTGCTGGTTCCGCTTCGGTGGACGATGCCAAGCCTGGCGACAGTGAGCGCACCGCGGTGTTCCGTGCCGTGAAGCCCAGCGCCACGGCCGCCGCTGCCGGTTCCGCTTCGGCGGGCGAGGCGGAGCCTGGCGACAGTGAGCGCACCGCGGTGTTCCGCGCCGTGAAGCCCAGCGCCACCCCCGCCGCTACCGGTTCCGCTTCGGTGGACGACGCGAAGTCTGGCGACAGTGAGCGCACCGCGGTGTTCCGTGCCGTGAAGCCCGGCGCCACGCCCGCCGCTCCCACTGCGGATGAGACCGCCGACAGCGAGCGGACGGCGGTGTTCCGGGCGGTGAAGGCGGATGCCGTGGCCCAGAAGCCCGCCCCCGCCGACAAGCCCGCCCAGAAGCCCGCCGATAAGCCCGCCGACAAGGCGGCGCAGGGTTCCGCTTCGCCGGGCGACGCGGAGCCCGCTGACAGTGAGCGCACGGCGGTGTTCCGTGCCGTGAAGCCCAGCGCCACGGCCGCCGCTGCCGGTTCCGCTTCGGCGGGCGAGGCGGAGCCTGGCGACAGTGAGCGCACCGCGGTGTTCCGTGCCGTGAAGCCGGAGGGCGCGCCGCCGAAGGCCAGTACCTTCGTGCCGCTGCGCACCGATGACGTGCCCCCGAAGCCCGACGCCGAGCAGAAGCCGAAGACGGCTCCCACCGGCCCCGGGGTGCACCCCGCCGACCGGAAGCCCGCCACCCCGGCCACCGGCCCGGCAGCCAAGCCCACCCCGGCCCCCGCCCCGGCCCCGGCAGCCACGCCCGCGCCCGCCCCCAAGCCCGCGCCCGCCCCGGCAGCCACGCCCGCGCCCGCCCCCAAGCCCGCGCCCGCCCCGGCAGCCAGGCCCGCGCCCGCCCCCAAGCCCGCGCCCAAGCCCGCCCCCGCCCCGGCCGCCAGGTCCGTGTTCGACTCCCCCGAGCGGACCACCCAGCAGCCGCTGCCGCCCAAGCCGCCGCTCGACATGCTGGCGGACCTCACGAACAACCCGCCCCCGCCGCCGAGCCCGATGCGTACCGCGGTGCGGCGGGTCAAGATCTACGCGCCGCTCGTCGTGCTCCTGGCCGTCGTCCTGGCCGTCGTGCAGCTGGTGCGCCCGCTGCCCGAGCCGAAGCTCGTGATGACCGAGAAGTCCTCGTACACCTTCGGCGGCTCGAAGCCCGAGCTGCCCTGGCCCACCGAGGGCCAGGCCTACATGGCCGCGGCCGGCCTCGGCACGCTCGGCCAGTCCGGCGAGCAGAAGCCCGTACCGATCGCCAGCGTCACCAAGTCGATGACGGCGTACATCATCCTGCGCGACCACCCCATCAAGAAGGGGGAGCAGGGGCAGATGATCGACGTCGACAAGACGGCCGAGACCGAGGGCAAGAAGAACAACTCGACCGACAACGAGTCCACCCTCGACACGGTCAAGGAGGGCGACAAGATCTCGGAGTACGACGCGATCGCCGCGCTCATGATCCCGTCGGCCAACAACATCGCGCGGCTGCTCGCGCGCTGGGACTCCGGTTCCCAGGAGGCGTTCGTCAAGAAGATGAACGACACCGCCAAGGAACTCGGCATGAAGAACACCACGTACACCGACCCCTCGGGTCTGGACGCGACCACGGTGAGCACCGCCGAGGACCAGGTGAAGCTGGGGCTCAAGCTCGTCGAGTTCGAGACGCTGCTCGACATCACCAAGAAGCCCAAGTGGATCGACCCGTCGGGCAAGGAGTGGCGGAACTGGAACGGCCTGGTCCCGTACAACGACTCGCTCGGGATCAAGACCGGTACGACGACCAAGGCCGGCGGAAACCTCCTCTTCGCCGCCCAGAAGAAGATCGGCAACACCAACCAGCTGATCGTCGGAGCCGTCCTCGGCCAGCACAAGCCGCCGATCATCGACAGCGTGCTCGCCGCGAGCAAGCAGCTGATGATCGCCACCCAGAAGTCCCTGGAAGGCGCGCCCGTCGTGAAGAAGGGCGCGGTCGTCGGGTACGTGGACGACGGGCTCGGCGGCCGTACGCCGGTCGTCGCCACCGCCGACGTGCAGGCGGTCGGCTGGGCCGGGCTGACGGTGGACATCAAGCTGACCGACGGCGGCAGCAAGATCCCGCAGACGGCGAAGGCCGGCACCGAGATCGGCCTGCTGACCGTCGGCGAGGGGGCCAGTCAGGTGAAGGTGCCGGTGGCGCTGCAGAGCGATCTGGCCGCGCCGGGTATCGGAAGCAAGCTGACGCGCGTCGGCTGA
- a CDS encoding epoxide hydrolase family protein produces MIPPESIRPFRISVPQADLDDLHERLDRTRWPAEIPGAGWAYGVPGDHLRELVQHWRHTYDWRAAEARLNAWPQFTTVIDGADVHFAHIRSPEPDATPLLMTHGWPGSIVEFAEVVGPLTDPAAHGCDPADAFHVVLPSIPGFGLSGPTRETGWEFRRVAAAFAELMKRLGYERYGVQGGDWGAAISREIGRTRPEVIGVHLNLIPNSYMTEEPDDLSELSPEQAARTRESWERFKEWTRDKQGYADIQSTRPQTLAYGLTDSPVGQLAWISEKFHEWTDAPVDRDLLLTNVMLYWLTGTAGSSARLYYERAHADYWGAPPEPSKAPTALAHFPRENFVLLRHLAEQTNNIVQWTDYDRGGHFAAMEQPDLLVGDIRTFFRTL; encoded by the coding sequence ATGATCCCTCCAGAGAGCATCCGTCCCTTCCGGATCAGCGTTCCCCAGGCCGATCTGGACGACCTCCACGAGCGCCTGGACCGCACCCGGTGGCCGGCGGAGATCCCTGGAGCGGGATGGGCGTACGGGGTACCGGGAGACCATCTGAGGGAACTGGTGCAGCACTGGCGGCACACCTACGACTGGCGTGCCGCCGAGGCCCGGCTCAACGCGTGGCCGCAGTTCACCACGGTGATCGACGGGGCGGACGTCCACTTCGCGCACATACGCTCCCCGGAGCCGGACGCCACCCCGCTGCTCATGACGCACGGCTGGCCGGGCTCGATCGTCGAGTTCGCCGAGGTCGTCGGCCCGCTCACGGACCCGGCCGCCCACGGCTGCGACCCGGCGGACGCCTTCCACGTGGTCCTGCCGAGCATCCCCGGCTTCGGGCTGTCGGGGCCGACGCGGGAGACGGGCTGGGAATTCCGCCGGGTCGCGGCCGCCTTCGCCGAGCTGATGAAGCGGCTGGGATACGAGCGCTACGGAGTCCAGGGCGGCGACTGGGGTGCGGCCATTTCGCGCGAGATCGGACGCACGCGGCCCGAGGTGATCGGCGTACACCTGAACCTGATTCCTAACTCCTACATGACGGAGGAACCGGACGACCTCTCGGAATTGTCCCCGGAACAGGCCGCCCGCACCCGGGAATCCTGGGAGCGCTTCAAGGAATGGACCCGCGACAAGCAGGGGTACGCGGACATCCAGTCCACCCGCCCCCAGACCCTCGCCTACGGACTGACGGACTCCCCCGTCGGACAACTCGCCTGGATCTCCGAGAAGTTCCACGAGTGGACGGACGCGCCCGTCGACCGGGACCTCCTGCTCACGAACGTGATGCTGTACTGGCTCACGGGCACGGCCGGCTCCTCGGCCCGCCTCTACTACGAGCGGGCCCACGCCGACTACTGGGGCGCGCCCCCGGAACCGTCGAAGGCCCCCACCGCCCTGGCCCACTTCCCCCGGGAGAACTTCGTCCTGCTGCGGCACCTCGCCGAGCAGACGAACAACATCGTCCAGTGGACCGACTACGACCGGGGCGGCCACTTCGCCGCCATGGAACAGCCGGACCTCCTGGTCGGCGACATCCGCACCTTCTTCCGGACCCTCTGA
- a CDS encoding MFS transporter, whose amino-acid sequence MRARGLRWALRHPVVVATALAGVLHVVWFFSFANSGGDLAAQDAWAEFVGRHPDSAYNLAWYGGMHPVSYSVVSPYLMHVLGVRTTMMVAGTVSAGLLALVLTRCRGAVREPLWPALAGVFGLLCNALSGRVTFGLGAMFALGAVAAVFCWPRRWAERRWAKAAAAAPLAALATASSPVAGLFLGVIAAALFLSGRRPGAYALGLAPAAVVGLSAWLFPFSGTQPMKLGSAWLPFVFGVLIFFLVPKRWKTVRIAAAVYAFGTYLTWAIDSQVGSNVTRLVMLFGGAVLLAALPYEVPRSRRWYAVLLAFVGLNAWITTNSITDIVRTTPRAAWSRELAPLVDQLQKAGAERGRVEVVPASSHRESSAFPSYVNLARGWNRQADLERNPLFYDDTLTADSYRTWLERWAVHYVVLPADKPDSGGKDEAKLVREGLPYLQQVWGDANWQLFKVHEPTNLVAGPATVVRAGADQMVVDVKEAGRVLVRIPHSPWLGLVDGAGKPVPPPQETFASKARGGGGDGVASTFPKEYANTAGCLFKAAPDETGDVWTELLAPVPGEYRVAAKYQLPRGTPCPEELVHQLLGPPARPAPPRP is encoded by the coding sequence ATACGGGCTCGGGGCCTGCGGTGGGCCCTGCGGCATCCGGTGGTCGTGGCCACCGCGCTGGCCGGGGTGCTGCACGTCGTCTGGTTCTTCAGCTTCGCCAACAGCGGCGGCGACCTCGCCGCGCAGGACGCGTGGGCCGAGTTCGTCGGGCGCCATCCCGACTCGGCGTACAACCTCGCGTGGTACGGCGGCATGCACCCCGTCTCGTACAGCGTGGTCTCGCCGTACCTGATGCACGTACTCGGTGTCCGCACCACCATGATGGTCGCCGGCACGGTCTCGGCGGGGCTGCTGGCGCTGGTCCTGACCCGCTGCCGGGGGGCCGTGCGCGAGCCGCTGTGGCCGGCGCTGGCCGGGGTGTTCGGGCTGCTGTGCAATGCCCTGTCGGGCCGGGTCACCTTCGGCCTCGGCGCGATGTTCGCGCTCGGCGCGGTGGCCGCGGTCTTCTGCTGGCCGCGCAGGTGGGCCGAGCGGCGGTGGGCCAAGGCCGCCGCGGCGGCCCCGCTGGCCGCGCTCGCGACGGCCTCCAGCCCGGTCGCGGGGCTGTTCCTCGGGGTGATCGCGGCGGCGCTGTTCCTGAGCGGGCGGCGCCCGGGCGCGTACGCGCTGGGTCTGGCCCCGGCGGCGGTGGTCGGGCTGTCGGCCTGGCTGTTCCCGTTCTCGGGGACGCAGCCGATGAAGCTGGGCTCGGCGTGGCTGCCGTTCGTGTTCGGGGTGCTGATCTTCTTTCTCGTGCCGAAGCGGTGGAAGACCGTCCGGATCGCCGCGGCCGTCTACGCCTTCGGCACCTACCTGACCTGGGCGATCGACTCCCAGGTGGGCTCGAACGTCACCCGGCTGGTCATGCTCTTCGGCGGGGCCGTGCTGCTGGCGGCCCTCCCGTACGAGGTCCCGCGCTCGCGCCGCTGGTACGCGGTGCTGCTCGCCTTCGTCGGGCTGAATGCCTGGATCACCACCAACAGCATCACCGACATCGTGCGTACCACCCCTAGGGCCGCCTGGAGCCGGGAGCTGGCGCCGCTCGTGGACCAGCTGCAGAAGGCGGGCGCCGAGCGCGGGCGGGTGGAGGTGGTCCCGGCGAGCAGCCACCGGGAGTCCTCGGCCTTCCCCTCGTACGTGAACCTCGCGCGGGGCTGGAACCGGCAGGCCGACCTGGAGCGGAACCCGCTCTTCTACGACGACACCCTCACCGCGGACAGCTACCGGACCTGGCTGGAGCGCTGGGCCGTGCACTACGTGGTGCTGCCCGCCGACAAACCCGATTCGGGCGGCAAGGACGAGGCGAAACTGGTGCGCGAGGGGCTGCCGTACCTCCAGCAGGTGTGGGGCGACGCGAACTGGCAGCTGTTCAAGGTCCACGAGCCGACGAACCTGGTGGCCGGGCCGGCGACGGTGGTGCGGGCCGGGGCCGACCAGATGGTCGTCGACGTCAAGGAGGCCGGCCGGGTGCTGGTGCGGATCCCGCACTCGCCGTGGCTGGGGCTGGTGGACGGGGCGGGCAAGCCCGTGCCGCCGCCGCAGGAGACCTTCGCGTCGAAGGCGCGCGGCGGGGGCGGGGACGGGGTGGCGAGCACGTTCCCGAAGGAGTACGCCAACACCGCCGGGTGCCTGTTCAAGGCGGCCCCGGACGAGACGGGCGATGTGTGGACGGAGCTGCTGGCGCCGGTTCCGGGGGAGTACCGGGTGGCGGCGAAGTACCAGCTGCCGCGGGGGACGCCCTGCCCGGAGGAGCTGGTCCACCAGCTGCTGGGGCCCCCGGCGCGGCCGGCACCGCCGCGTCCTTGA